One genomic region from Salvia hispanica cultivar TCC Black 2014 chromosome 2, UniMelb_Shisp_WGS_1.0, whole genome shotgun sequence encodes:
- the LOC125204879 gene encoding serine/threonine-protein kinase STY8-like isoform X1 produces the protein MGDSESCSSRQSEWSPLQTRKRRQKIEVFHEVLCRLRELEIEEAAEPGFEDELWAHFNMFPLRYALDFNTERAEDALVHKKLLSMARDPLTRPAVDVRPVQGRPTCDGNSGNTVHSSFTKGGNALLSDSVPPVFGPSENFELAFKANESNAQDDNSSVSRKSYLLRSVDILCCFYFCRPMHEITISTKDKAKLLSGLTSLMSEIGLNIQEAHAFCTIDGYSLDVFVVGGWEEGADRLKATLVKEIPYIEKRLVKHELVSPAVGLEQIGFSIQSCHVEIPIDGSDVWEIDSDLLEFEYKIAAGSNGDMYKGLYRSQDVAIKCFKTDSLNKDMQREFSQEVYILRKVRHKNVVQFIGSCTRPPLLCIVTEFMSGGSVYDALHKQTGVLKLPAMLKVAIDVSRGMCYLHENNIIHRDLKAANLLMDENEVVKIADFGVARVLVQSGVMTAETGTYRWMAPEVCLSLFLVVIEHKPYNHKADVFSFGVMLWELLTGKVPYAQLTPLQAAVGVVQKGLRPTIPRHTHPLVVELLERCWQQDPSLRPEFSEIIEILQSISKKIFEEESYQKEKSGRAMMFYMTKEGPDG, from the exons ATGGGAGATAGTGAGAGCTGCAGCAGCCGGCAATCCGAGTGGTCACCGCTTCAAACCCGAAAAAGGCGGCAGAAAATTGAAGTGTTTCACGAAGTTTTGTGTAGGCTTAGAGAATTGGAAATCGAAGAGGCTGCTGAACCGGGATTTGAAGATGAACTTTGGGCACATTTTAACATGTTTCCTCTTCG CTATGCTTTGGATTTCAATACTGAACGGGCCGAGGATGCCCTGGTGCACAAGAAATTATTGAGCATGGCGCGTGATCCTCTTACACGGCCAGCTGTTGATGTGCGCCCCGTGCAG GGTAGGCCCACCTGCGATGGAAATTCAGGCAATACTGTCCATTCAAGCTTCACCAAGGGAGGGAACGCGCTCCTGTCCGATAG CGTGCCACCTGTGTTTGGCCCATcagaaaattttgaacttgCCTTCAAAGCAAATGAATCCAATGCCCAAGATGACAATAGTTCTGTGAGTAGGAAATCGTACTTATTGCG GTCGGTGGACATTCTTTGCTGCTTCTATTTTTGCAGGCCAATGCATGAAATaacaatatcaacaaaagaCAAAGCAAAACTGCTTAGTGGG TTAACATCTCTTATGTCTGAGATTGGCTTGAACATCCAAGAAGCTCATGCATTTTGCACGATTGACGGGTATTCACTTGATGTCTTCGTTGTTGGTGGTTGGGAAGAG GGCGCTGATCGTCTCAAAGCCACGCTAGTGAAAGAAATTCCATACATTGAG AAACGGTTGGTTAAACACGAGCTTGTATCCCCTGCTGTCGGCCTGGAGCAGATCGGATTTAGTATACAATCATGCCATGTGGAAATTCCTATTGATGGGAGTGATGTCTGGGAAATTGATTCCGATTTGTTGGAGTTTGAGTACAAGATCGCTGCAGGGTCAAACGGAGACAT GTACAAAGGTTTGTATCGTAGTCAAGACGTGGCCATCAAATGTTTTAAGACCGACTCCCTAAATAAAGATATGCAACGGGAGTTCTCTCAGGAAGTCTACATATTGAG GAAAGTTCGGCACAAAAACGTGGTACAGTTTATTGGTTCATGTACGAGACCTCCACTCTTGTGCATCGTTACTG AATTCATGTCGGGTGGAAGTGTGTATGATGCGCTGCATAAACAAACGGGTGTTCTCAAGCTTCCAGCCATGTTGAAGGTTGCGATTGACGTCTCTAGGGGAATGTGCTATTTACatgaaaataacataattcaCAGGGACCTGAAGGCTGCCAACCTTTTAATGGACGAAAATGAA GTGGTTAAGATTGCTGATTTTGGTGTTGCTCGAGTACTAGTTCAGTCAGGAGTTATGACTGCAGAAACCGGAACTTATCGCTGGATGGCACCGGAGGTGTgcttatctttatttttagtg GTTATTGAGCACAAGCCGTATAATCACAAAGCCGACGTTTTCAGCTTTGGCGTTATGTTGTGGGAGCTTCTAACTGGAAAGGTTCCATATGCACAACTTACTCCTTTGCAGGCAGCTGTGGGTGTCGTCCAGAAG GGTCTAAGACCAACAATACCGAGGCACACTCATCCGTTAGTGGTGGAGTTGCTCGAACGGTGTTGGCAGCAAGATCCATCTTTAAGGCCTGAATTTTCTGAAATTATTGAGATCTTGCAAAGCATCAGCAAAAAG ATCTTCGAAGAAGAGAGCTACCAAAAAGAGAAATCTGGGAGAGCCATGATGTTTTATATGACAAAAGAAGGGCCTGACGGCTAA
- the LOC125204879 gene encoding serine/threonine-protein kinase STY8-like isoform X2 yields MGDSESCSSRQSEWSPLQTRKRRQKIEVFHEVLCRLRELEIEEAAEPGFEDELWAHFNMFPLRYALDFNTERAEDALVHKKLLSMARDPLTRPAVDVRPVQGRPTCDGNSGNTVHSSFTKGGNALLSDSVPPVFGPSENFELAFKANESNAQDDNSSVSRKSYLLRSVDILCCFYFCRPMHEITISTKDKAKLLSGLTSLMSEIGLNIQEAHAFCTIDGYSLDVFVVGGWEEGADRLKATLVKEIPYIEKRLVKHELVSPAVGLEQIGFSIQSCHVEIPIDGSDVWEIDSDLLEFEYKIAAGSNGDMYKGLYRSQDVAIKCFKTDSLNKDMQREFSQEVYILRKVRHKNVVQFIGSCTRPPLLCIVTEFMSGGSVYDALHKQTGVLKLPAMLKVAIDVSRGMCYLHENNIIHRDLKAANLLMDENEVVKIADFGVARVLVQSGVMTAETGTYRWMAPEVIEHKPYNHKADVFSFGVMLWELLTGKVPYAQLTPLQAAVGVVQKGLRPTIPRHTHPLVVELLERCWQQDPSLRPEFSEIIEILQSISKKIFEEESYQKEKSGRAMMFYMTKEGPDG; encoded by the exons ATGGGAGATAGTGAGAGCTGCAGCAGCCGGCAATCCGAGTGGTCACCGCTTCAAACCCGAAAAAGGCGGCAGAAAATTGAAGTGTTTCACGAAGTTTTGTGTAGGCTTAGAGAATTGGAAATCGAAGAGGCTGCTGAACCGGGATTTGAAGATGAACTTTGGGCACATTTTAACATGTTTCCTCTTCG CTATGCTTTGGATTTCAATACTGAACGGGCCGAGGATGCCCTGGTGCACAAGAAATTATTGAGCATGGCGCGTGATCCTCTTACACGGCCAGCTGTTGATGTGCGCCCCGTGCAG GGTAGGCCCACCTGCGATGGAAATTCAGGCAATACTGTCCATTCAAGCTTCACCAAGGGAGGGAACGCGCTCCTGTCCGATAG CGTGCCACCTGTGTTTGGCCCATcagaaaattttgaacttgCCTTCAAAGCAAATGAATCCAATGCCCAAGATGACAATAGTTCTGTGAGTAGGAAATCGTACTTATTGCG GTCGGTGGACATTCTTTGCTGCTTCTATTTTTGCAGGCCAATGCATGAAATaacaatatcaacaaaagaCAAAGCAAAACTGCTTAGTGGG TTAACATCTCTTATGTCTGAGATTGGCTTGAACATCCAAGAAGCTCATGCATTTTGCACGATTGACGGGTATTCACTTGATGTCTTCGTTGTTGGTGGTTGGGAAGAG GGCGCTGATCGTCTCAAAGCCACGCTAGTGAAAGAAATTCCATACATTGAG AAACGGTTGGTTAAACACGAGCTTGTATCCCCTGCTGTCGGCCTGGAGCAGATCGGATTTAGTATACAATCATGCCATGTGGAAATTCCTATTGATGGGAGTGATGTCTGGGAAATTGATTCCGATTTGTTGGAGTTTGAGTACAAGATCGCTGCAGGGTCAAACGGAGACAT GTACAAAGGTTTGTATCGTAGTCAAGACGTGGCCATCAAATGTTTTAAGACCGACTCCCTAAATAAAGATATGCAACGGGAGTTCTCTCAGGAAGTCTACATATTGAG GAAAGTTCGGCACAAAAACGTGGTACAGTTTATTGGTTCATGTACGAGACCTCCACTCTTGTGCATCGTTACTG AATTCATGTCGGGTGGAAGTGTGTATGATGCGCTGCATAAACAAACGGGTGTTCTCAAGCTTCCAGCCATGTTGAAGGTTGCGATTGACGTCTCTAGGGGAATGTGCTATTTACatgaaaataacataattcaCAGGGACCTGAAGGCTGCCAACCTTTTAATGGACGAAAATGAA GTGGTTAAGATTGCTGATTTTGGTGTTGCTCGAGTACTAGTTCAGTCAGGAGTTATGACTGCAGAAACCGGAACTTATCGCTGGATGGCACCGGAG GTTATTGAGCACAAGCCGTATAATCACAAAGCCGACGTTTTCAGCTTTGGCGTTATGTTGTGGGAGCTTCTAACTGGAAAGGTTCCATATGCACAACTTACTCCTTTGCAGGCAGCTGTGGGTGTCGTCCAGAAG GGTCTAAGACCAACAATACCGAGGCACACTCATCCGTTAGTGGTGGAGTTGCTCGAACGGTGTTGGCAGCAAGATCCATCTTTAAGGCCTGAATTTTCTGAAATTATTGAGATCTTGCAAAGCATCAGCAAAAAG ATCTTCGAAGAAGAGAGCTACCAAAAAGAGAAATCTGGGAGAGCCATGATGTTTTATATGACAAAAGAAGGGCCTGACGGCTAA
- the LOC125204879 gene encoding serine/threonine-protein kinase STY46-like isoform X3: MGDSESCSSRQSEWSPLQTRKRRQKIEVFHEVLCRLRELEIEEAAEPGFEDELWAHFNMFPLRYALDFNTERAEDALVHKKLLSMARDPLTRPAVDVRPVQGRPTCDGNSGNTVHSSFTKGGNALLSDSVPPVFGPSENFELAFKANESNAQDDNSSVSRKSYLLRPMHEITISTKDKAKLLSGLTSLMSEIGLNIQEAHAFCTIDGYSLDVFVVGGWEEGADRLKATLVKEIPYIEKRLVKHELVSPAVGLEQIGFSIQSCHVEIPIDGSDVWEIDSDLLEFEYKIAAGSNGDMYKGLYRSQDVAIKCFKTDSLNKDMQREFSQEVYILRKVRHKNVVQFIGSCTRPPLLCIVTEFMSGGSVYDALHKQTGVLKLPAMLKVAIDVSRGMCYLHENNIIHRDLKAANLLMDENEVVKIADFGVARVLVQSGVMTAETGTYRWMAPEVCLSLFLVVIEHKPYNHKADVFSFGVMLWELLTGKVPYAQLTPLQAAVGVVQKGLRPTIPRHTHPLVVELLERCWQQDPSLRPEFSEIIEILQSISKKIFEEESYQKEKSGRAMMFYMTKEGPDG; encoded by the exons ATGGGAGATAGTGAGAGCTGCAGCAGCCGGCAATCCGAGTGGTCACCGCTTCAAACCCGAAAAAGGCGGCAGAAAATTGAAGTGTTTCACGAAGTTTTGTGTAGGCTTAGAGAATTGGAAATCGAAGAGGCTGCTGAACCGGGATTTGAAGATGAACTTTGGGCACATTTTAACATGTTTCCTCTTCG CTATGCTTTGGATTTCAATACTGAACGGGCCGAGGATGCCCTGGTGCACAAGAAATTATTGAGCATGGCGCGTGATCCTCTTACACGGCCAGCTGTTGATGTGCGCCCCGTGCAG GGTAGGCCCACCTGCGATGGAAATTCAGGCAATACTGTCCATTCAAGCTTCACCAAGGGAGGGAACGCGCTCCTGTCCGATAG CGTGCCACCTGTGTTTGGCCCATcagaaaattttgaacttgCCTTCAAAGCAAATGAATCCAATGCCCAAGATGACAATAGTTCTGTGAGTAGGAAATCGTACTTATTGCG GCCAATGCATGAAATaacaatatcaacaaaagaCAAAGCAAAACTGCTTAGTGGG TTAACATCTCTTATGTCTGAGATTGGCTTGAACATCCAAGAAGCTCATGCATTTTGCACGATTGACGGGTATTCACTTGATGTCTTCGTTGTTGGTGGTTGGGAAGAG GGCGCTGATCGTCTCAAAGCCACGCTAGTGAAAGAAATTCCATACATTGAG AAACGGTTGGTTAAACACGAGCTTGTATCCCCTGCTGTCGGCCTGGAGCAGATCGGATTTAGTATACAATCATGCCATGTGGAAATTCCTATTGATGGGAGTGATGTCTGGGAAATTGATTCCGATTTGTTGGAGTTTGAGTACAAGATCGCTGCAGGGTCAAACGGAGACAT GTACAAAGGTTTGTATCGTAGTCAAGACGTGGCCATCAAATGTTTTAAGACCGACTCCCTAAATAAAGATATGCAACGGGAGTTCTCTCAGGAAGTCTACATATTGAG GAAAGTTCGGCACAAAAACGTGGTACAGTTTATTGGTTCATGTACGAGACCTCCACTCTTGTGCATCGTTACTG AATTCATGTCGGGTGGAAGTGTGTATGATGCGCTGCATAAACAAACGGGTGTTCTCAAGCTTCCAGCCATGTTGAAGGTTGCGATTGACGTCTCTAGGGGAATGTGCTATTTACatgaaaataacataattcaCAGGGACCTGAAGGCTGCCAACCTTTTAATGGACGAAAATGAA GTGGTTAAGATTGCTGATTTTGGTGTTGCTCGAGTACTAGTTCAGTCAGGAGTTATGACTGCAGAAACCGGAACTTATCGCTGGATGGCACCGGAGGTGTgcttatctttatttttagtg GTTATTGAGCACAAGCCGTATAATCACAAAGCCGACGTTTTCAGCTTTGGCGTTATGTTGTGGGAGCTTCTAACTGGAAAGGTTCCATATGCACAACTTACTCCTTTGCAGGCAGCTGTGGGTGTCGTCCAGAAG GGTCTAAGACCAACAATACCGAGGCACACTCATCCGTTAGTGGTGGAGTTGCTCGAACGGTGTTGGCAGCAAGATCCATCTTTAAGGCCTGAATTTTCTGAAATTATTGAGATCTTGCAAAGCATCAGCAAAAAG ATCTTCGAAGAAGAGAGCTACCAAAAAGAGAAATCTGGGAGAGCCATGATGTTTTATATGACAAAAGAAGGGCCTGACGGCTAA
- the LOC125204879 gene encoding serine/threonine-protein kinase STY46-like isoform X4, which translates to MGDSESCSSRQSEWSPLQTRKRRQKIEVFHEVLCRLRELEIEEAAEPGFEDELWAHFNMFPLRYALDFNTERAEDALVHKKLLSMARDPLTRPAVDVRPVQGRPTCDGNSGNTVHSSFTKGGNALLSDSVPPVFGPSENFELAFKANESNAQDDNSSVSRKSYLLRPMHEITISTKDKAKLLSGLTSLMSEIGLNIQEAHAFCTIDGYSLDVFVVGGWEEGADRLKATLVKEIPYIEKRLVKHELVSPAVGLEQIGFSIQSCHVEIPIDGSDVWEIDSDLLEFEYKIAAGSNGDMYKGLYRSQDVAIKCFKTDSLNKDMQREFSQEVYILRKVRHKNVVQFIGSCTRPPLLCIVTEFMSGGSVYDALHKQTGVLKLPAMLKVAIDVSRGMCYLHENNIIHRDLKAANLLMDENEVVKIADFGVARVLVQSGVMTAETGTYRWMAPEVIEHKPYNHKADVFSFGVMLWELLTGKVPYAQLTPLQAAVGVVQKGLRPTIPRHTHPLVVELLERCWQQDPSLRPEFSEIIEILQSISKKIFEEESYQKEKSGRAMMFYMTKEGPDG; encoded by the exons ATGGGAGATAGTGAGAGCTGCAGCAGCCGGCAATCCGAGTGGTCACCGCTTCAAACCCGAAAAAGGCGGCAGAAAATTGAAGTGTTTCACGAAGTTTTGTGTAGGCTTAGAGAATTGGAAATCGAAGAGGCTGCTGAACCGGGATTTGAAGATGAACTTTGGGCACATTTTAACATGTTTCCTCTTCG CTATGCTTTGGATTTCAATACTGAACGGGCCGAGGATGCCCTGGTGCACAAGAAATTATTGAGCATGGCGCGTGATCCTCTTACACGGCCAGCTGTTGATGTGCGCCCCGTGCAG GGTAGGCCCACCTGCGATGGAAATTCAGGCAATACTGTCCATTCAAGCTTCACCAAGGGAGGGAACGCGCTCCTGTCCGATAG CGTGCCACCTGTGTTTGGCCCATcagaaaattttgaacttgCCTTCAAAGCAAATGAATCCAATGCCCAAGATGACAATAGTTCTGTGAGTAGGAAATCGTACTTATTGCG GCCAATGCATGAAATaacaatatcaacaaaagaCAAAGCAAAACTGCTTAGTGGG TTAACATCTCTTATGTCTGAGATTGGCTTGAACATCCAAGAAGCTCATGCATTTTGCACGATTGACGGGTATTCACTTGATGTCTTCGTTGTTGGTGGTTGGGAAGAG GGCGCTGATCGTCTCAAAGCCACGCTAGTGAAAGAAATTCCATACATTGAG AAACGGTTGGTTAAACACGAGCTTGTATCCCCTGCTGTCGGCCTGGAGCAGATCGGATTTAGTATACAATCATGCCATGTGGAAATTCCTATTGATGGGAGTGATGTCTGGGAAATTGATTCCGATTTGTTGGAGTTTGAGTACAAGATCGCTGCAGGGTCAAACGGAGACAT GTACAAAGGTTTGTATCGTAGTCAAGACGTGGCCATCAAATGTTTTAAGACCGACTCCCTAAATAAAGATATGCAACGGGAGTTCTCTCAGGAAGTCTACATATTGAG GAAAGTTCGGCACAAAAACGTGGTACAGTTTATTGGTTCATGTACGAGACCTCCACTCTTGTGCATCGTTACTG AATTCATGTCGGGTGGAAGTGTGTATGATGCGCTGCATAAACAAACGGGTGTTCTCAAGCTTCCAGCCATGTTGAAGGTTGCGATTGACGTCTCTAGGGGAATGTGCTATTTACatgaaaataacataattcaCAGGGACCTGAAGGCTGCCAACCTTTTAATGGACGAAAATGAA GTGGTTAAGATTGCTGATTTTGGTGTTGCTCGAGTACTAGTTCAGTCAGGAGTTATGACTGCAGAAACCGGAACTTATCGCTGGATGGCACCGGAG GTTATTGAGCACAAGCCGTATAATCACAAAGCCGACGTTTTCAGCTTTGGCGTTATGTTGTGGGAGCTTCTAACTGGAAAGGTTCCATATGCACAACTTACTCCTTTGCAGGCAGCTGTGGGTGTCGTCCAGAAG GGTCTAAGACCAACAATACCGAGGCACACTCATCCGTTAGTGGTGGAGTTGCTCGAACGGTGTTGGCAGCAAGATCCATCTTTAAGGCCTGAATTTTCTGAAATTATTGAGATCTTGCAAAGCATCAGCAAAAAG ATCTTCGAAGAAGAGAGCTACCAAAAAGAGAAATCTGGGAGAGCCATGATGTTTTATATGACAAAAGAAGGGCCTGACGGCTAA